The genomic window gtctaaaaatgatgtcaaatgactccatgaccgGTGTAGAAAAGTgaattttagatcgaaattctgcgaaattacGAATGTCtcatttctaatctcgaatgtctaaaaatgcaatttgggtccaaaaatttttgatgtcaaaaagtggtgtcagatgactccatggcacttgatcggtgtagaaaagtggtttttatatgacaattttcggaaatcacgaatgtctaatttctaatctaaaaatgcaatttttgggtcaaacattttcgggaaggtcaaaaatggtgtcatattactccaggacacgtgatctgtgtagaaaagtggttttagatcgaaattctgcgaaataacgaatgtctaaaaattgagatttttggtcaaaatttttggaatgtctaaagtgatgtcgaatgtctaaaaatgatgtcaaatgactccatgacacgtgatcggtgtagaaaagtggattttagatcaaaattctgcgaaataacgaatgtttaatttctaatctcgaatgtctaaaaatgcaatttttgggccaaaaattttttgatgtcaaaaagtggtgtcagatgactccatggtaCTTGATCGGTGCAGAAAAGtgttttttatatgacaattttcggaaatcacgaatgtctaatttctaatctcgaatgtctaaaatgcaatttttgggtcaaaaaattttCAGGAAGGTCAAAAATTGTGTCACgagatctgtgtagaaaagtggttttatatcgaaattctgcgaaattacgaatgtctaatttctaatctcgaatgtctaaaaatgcaattttttgggtcaaaaatttgttgatgtcaaaaagtggtgtcagatgactccatggcacttgatcggtgtagaaaagtggttttatatgacaattttcggaaatcacgaatgtctaatttctaatctcgaatgtcttaaaatgcaatttttgggtcaaaaattttcaggaaggtcaaaaatggtgtcatattactccagggcacgtgatctgtgtagaaaagtggttttagatcgaaattctgcgaaataacgaatgtctaaaattgagattttgggtcaaaatttttggaatgtctaaagtgatgtcgaatgtctaaaaatgatgtcaaatgattcCATGACACGTGaacggtgtagaaaagtggattttagatcgaaattctgcggaataacgaatgtctaatttctaatctcgaatgtctaaaatgcaatttttggggtcaaaaatttttgacccaaaaattgcattttagacattcgagattagaattAGACATTCATTCAGAGAATTTCGATTGAAAACTATTttttacaccgatcacgtgtatggagtcatttgacatcatttttatgatgtcgaatgtctaaaaatgatgtcaaatgactccatgacacgtgatcggtgtagaaaagtggattttagatcgaaattctgcggaataacgaatgtttaatttctaatctcgaatgtctaaaaatgcaattttttgggtcaaaaaatttttgatgtcaaaaagtggtgtcagatgactccatggtaCTTGATCGGTgcagaaaagtggtttttatatgacaattttcggaaatcacgaatgtctaatttctaatctcgaatgtctaaaaatgcaattttttgggtcaaaaattttcgggaaggtcaaaaatggtatcatattactccaggacacgtgatctgtgtagaaaagtggtttttagatcgaaattcttcGAAattacgaatgtctaatttcttatctcgaatgtctaaaaatgcaatttttgggtcaaaaatttttgatgtcaaaagtggtgtcagatgactccatggcacttgatcggtgcagaaaagtggtttttatatgacaattttcggaaatcacgaatgtctaatttctaatctcgaatgtctaaaaatgcaatcatattactccaggacacgtgatctgtgtagaaaagtggtttttagatcgaaattctgcgaaataacgaatgtctaaaaattgagatttttggtcaaaattttggaatgtctaaagtgatgtcgaatgtctaaaaatgatgtcaaatgactccatgacacgtgatcggtgtagaaaagtggtttttagatcgaaattctgcgaaattacgaatgtctaatttctaatctcgaatgtctaaaatgcaatttttgggtcaaaatttttgatgtcaaaaagtggtgtcagatgactccatggcacttgatcggtgtagaaaagtggtttttatatgacaattttcggaaatcacgaatgtctaatttctaatctcgaatgtcttaaaatgtaattttttgggtcaaaatttttcgggaaggtcaaaaatggtgtcatattactccagaacacgtgatctgtgtagaaaattGTTTTTTATATCGAAATtcttgggtcaaaatttttttgatgtcaaaaagtggtgtcagatgactccatggcacttgatcggtgtagaaaagtggtttcaaaaattttcgggaaggtcaaaaatggtgtcatattactccaggacacgtgatcgatgtagaaaagttgTTTTAACATCGAAATTCGGCCTAATgtctaaaaatttaattttttatggtCAAGGAACTTCGAATATCTAAAAATGCATCAAATGACTCAAGggcacgtaaaaaaaaaaaaaaatggtttttatCTGGGAAATCACGAATGTTTAAAAATTGAgatgtttttgtcaaaaaattttgAAAGTCTAAAATGGTGTCGAATTTCTAAATATGGTTTCAAatgactccaggacacgtgattcGTGTAGAAAAGTAGAGTTTAGATctaaattctgcgaaataacgaatggtCTTAAATTTTCGAAGCTCAAAAAAGGTGTTATATGACTCCaggacatgtttttttttttttttttgaatgtctaaaaatggtGTGAAACTACTCGAGAACATTtgaccgatacataaaagtgggttttaggtcgaaattcaccCAAATAAAgttcaaaaaatttgaaattttttactaagatgtttgaatatcaaaaaaatggtgttgaaatactccagaacacttgatcgatacataaaagtggttattaggtcgaaattcaccaaaaataacgaagttccaaaatttttttaaattttttgccaacatttttgaatgtctaaaaatggtgtaaaaatactcgagaacactcgACCGATACACAAAGGTgagttttaggtcgaaattcacccaaaataacaatattcaaaaaatttgaaatttttggctaaaatttttgaatgtccaaaaatagtgtcaaaatattcatgaacacttgatcgatacatgaaAGTGGTTATGAGGTCAAAATTCACTCCTCAAAATAACGAAGTTAtgaaagttttgaaatttttggctaaaatgctAAAACTCTaccgatgcataaaagtggggtttaggtcgaaattcaccaaaataacgaagttcaaaagttttgaaatttttggctgaaattttttaatgtccaaaaatagtgtcaaaatattCCGGAACACTtaatcgatacataaaagtggttattaggtcgaaattagcccaaataacgaattttgaaatttttggcaaaaatttttgaatgtccaaaaatggtgtaaaaatactcgagaacactcgaccgatacataaaagtgggttttaggtcgaaattcccccaaataacgaagttcaaaatgtccaaaaatggtgtaaaaatacccGGGAACACTCgaccgatgcataaaagtgggGTTTAGGTCGAAATCCAccaaaataacgaagttcaaaagttttgaaatttttggctgaaATTTTTTAATGTCCAAAAATAAGTGTCAAAATACTCCGGAACACTtaatcgatacataaaagtggttattaggtcgaaattagcccaaataacgaagttcaaaaattttgaaatttttggcaaacattttgaatgtccaaaatggtgtaaaatactcgagaacactcgaccgatacataaaagtgggttttaggtcgaaattcaccaaaaataacgaagttcaaaaattttgaattttttggctgaaattttttaatgtccaaaaatagtgtcaaaatactccGGAACACTTAATCGATACATAAAATTGGTTATTAGGTCACAAtaagcccaaataacgaagttcaaaaattttgaatttttggctaaaattttgaatgtccaaaattgtgtaaaaatactcgagaacacttgaccgatgcattaaagtgggttttaggtcgaaattcgcccaaataacgaagttcaaaaattttgaaattttgggccaacattttgaatgtccaaatttggagtaaaaatactcgagaacactcgACCGATAcctaaaagtgggttttaggtcgaaattcccccaaataacgaagttcaaaaattttgaaatttttggctaaaatttttgaatgtccaaaaatggtgtaaaaatactcgagaacactcgaccgatacataaaagtgggttttaggtcgaaattcaccaaaaataacgaagttcaaaaattttgacatttttgggccaacatttttgaaagtccaaaaacggtctcaaatgactccagtacccttgatcgatgcagaaaaacaattaaaagtgtaatattcaacgtaataacgaatgtctaatctctaatctctaatctcgagccaacttcaccgtgccTCATGGTTTGTGCATGGCCTGAGAGATTCTTTTGATAGGGCaaactccatcggtttcagggcatagttcattgaactcagcagGCTGCTATGCTATTTGAAGTGTTGTTATatttattgcaaaacggatcgtggcgattGCATGCATTGACAAACCTAAATActtcataccagggattaattGGTCccggggtgcggacatttcattattcgcaaaccactgggattcgatataggtttgcgttgttaaACAAATGAATACGTGAATATAGTGCCCTCCCTAAGGCCCTGTGTTTCAGAACCCTCGCGGTATTAAACTGAAGCTTCCGTGCCGTGTGTACAGCACTGTATCTGCCATTGTATGTTGTGAGGAGCAGCTATTGcactacccacttctggcacactgagcagtcgatattttGAAGACGTGTGTACGTACTTTCATCAGGAGCTTGATAATTAAGGTATGACAATAAGAATTGAATTTATGACTTGCACATACTGTATTATGAATTCGAATGTTTCTTATAGCAATGTTGAGTTCATAGGTTgacaatgaccccccccccccttcattaTGCGATACCTGAATAACCATCAGGGAGATATCATCAGTGCGTGAATCTTTGCAAGAAGCTAAAAACCTACTGAAGCTAGAAATATTAACATCATCGTCTATCCAGATTTCTTAGTAATAAAGGTAAACAAAAGATACCAGTGGTCCTCACATTGTTCTACTTGCCCACTTGCTCATCTTAGAAATAATGACGCAATAAATATACGCCTCAATCTGATATTAATGTCTTCAAGAGTTGTCAGCTGTCTTCAGTCCAGTTTAAGAAACCCAACAGTAATGTAAATATTTATGGATTGGGCCTAATATCTTATTTTTCATTTGCAGACGAACCTTGCTCGTGGACTTGGCTATGGCGTTATTATGACCAACTTCAATGCTTTTTATTCTTCGAAACTTGCACGACGAAGAGAGACCAAACCTGAGTTAAGAGAGACACTCACACGGCTGAACTCAGCATGCATGGTATTACATCGGTCATACCTGCAGGGATATTCAAAAGCAAATCCCTTTTATATTTAGGCACTTTCCTTCTGTTTGTCGCTATAATTGGCGTGCTTAATTTATCTTCTAACACCACCCCTTTCAGTACATTTTCCATTGGCAGCAGAGGTGGTGGTGTTGTAGAGCAAGGGTGCTATCGGTACAACACTGCATCAGACCAAATACTATTACCGGCAGAAAAGCTTAAAGAACGCCATTGTAATCAATCATTTCCCGATGCCATCATAATTGGTACCAAAAAGTCAGGCACCACTGCCTTAAGAAACTTCCTTACATTTCACCCTCAGATATCAACATCCAAAACAGAAGCTCACTTTTTCGAGAGACGTTACTACCTTGGTATGGACTGGTATTTTAGCCTAATGCCATATGCGACACCGGACCAAATAATTGTGGAAAAAACGCCCAGATATTTTGTGCATCCTCTTTCACCTCGTGCCATACGGACGCATCTTGGGCAAGAGAAGAAGTTCATTCTCATTTTACGAGATCCAGTCCAGAGAGCGATATCAGATTTTACTCATGTGTTTTTTACCACAGCtacgaaagaagaagaagaccaACAGACACAATGTGATATAGATAAACCACACATGACCAATGCTATACTTCGTCAAACAGTTGATGCATTACAAACCAATTTGACTGATGAGCAGAAGGCTGTCCAATCTTATATCCAGACACTAGAGAAACAGGTTATGAAAACATCTTGGATAGCGGATACATTTGAAAACACCGTTTTATTTCGCAACGGAAGTGTGAATTCCGCAACTTCCGTAGTTGATACGGGTATTTACGTAAAATACATGAAAAAATGGTTAGCTGTTTTTCCTCGGGAGCAATTCCTTGTTATAGACGGCGAAGAGTTCGTATACAATCCGCTGCCAAGTCTTCAGAAAGTTGAAAGTTTTCTCAATATTTCTAATTTCTTCACACACGATACTTTTTACTTTGATTTTGGGAAGAAATTTTTCTGTTTAGCTCAACCATTTCGTAGCTGTATGAATGAAGCTAAAGGGAGAACGCACCCACTCGTCGAACAAGATGTTTTGGATACTCTTCGGAAATTTTACAGGCCCTATAATTTAGAACTGATGAAATTGCTCAACTTGAATTTCTCCTGGCTAACAGCAACGTAACCATGGTAGTATGTAAGTTATATGTATCGCACAATACATTATGGTTTGCGCAAACCGACGAATCAAGATTACTGTAGAAACCGTCCTAAGTAGAATTAccgttgtgatgtgccctgaataatttaatttaatttagtcatttaactttgtttacaatctgaaagtatgtcatgagatgggaaacctccttgtacgtgcaagataatggcgtggaaagtcattttggaattccccccccccccattattgtaaacaaagtcagatctatgtttggaacttggaaatccccagttcagcattattgcaccatagagaaaaacacccaggaagtgatgtaatgagaaaggttaatgtgtataattaatcttgagaaatcccaagcttgcatcatctgtgaagatgtgaatgaagtgatggtttattaatagatcttGGGTTTTCTGGAGTATAAAAATGTGAGAGCTTGAGTTTGCTGatgacagaatgtcatgggagattgtatactccacatgtgtgtgatggtcttcgtgcttcaaaaagaagtacattttaaccagtttatatagccaataattgagctattttaatacagcaacgaaggagattgcgagcacacaaaagtgctcttcctcatcaaagttcttctgtcgaattgctggagtttgctgggtttgtgaaggccacgcatctgtcaaaaacagcggagctgtgttaaagaaacctgttccctggaaaaagagtgattggtgaaagaaacaccatttttggagaaagcagcgcaaggagatatattttggagaaagcagcgcaaggagattttcgtgtgaggatttcatacgcaaggatttataaacgcaagtgtacactggacttcactgattttcgcaggacaagtgaataaggatatattacatcagttgtccagaacattaacattgcaagaactctaggatcaccaacaagaagaacGCTGGTAGAATAAAACtgtaattgtgtgattttattgtattacaatattgttgttatatgtaccaagcatactttgttttcaattctcgctattcgcaataagggcgccgccagcggtttgcgacgtaatcgtgatgtatcatgatgaccatgctattacataggaacacgtgacaatattttttagtttgtcaaaataaaggtgttacacgcgaatcgatactcaataatacttaataatgtgatttgaaatgtgcacaattaattttttctctatcgatttgcgtgtaataccgttatattgacaaactaaaaaatattgtcacgtgttcctatgtaatagcatggtaatattcgtatttcgcggacttggatgtcgaccttttcccatgatacatcatgatacatcacgattacatcgcaaaccgctggcggcgcccttattgcgaatagcgagaattaaagacttagattttgttagcttaatcaaacagtgtatttgtgttgtgcattaaAACTCTTTTGTCCTTAGTCGTTACTAGTTAGTGACAGGATATAAAGACCTGTCCCGAAATATGCAAGTTAACATGGTTAGTGGCTAAATAGGGCTCAGAAACACGACAAGACCTCATGTACATAACGCACCTTTTTCAAAGTTGTAAGTCAGTGTAACACTGATAACAAACTCTTAGTCCATACAgaaccaacgcaatatttagcactaataatcaacgccgtcaggcgttggtccttatagattggtgctctacccccagcagcgcaatcgaattaccataagcagtgacctgaaccaacccagttaatgacaacgtaataactccaaatatggttggtaaccccgcccatcatttaaccgcatctgttatgtaactgggacgagtacgctagtcatctcaatcgattgattttgagattgcatggatcaaaacatTTCACACTTTTAAAGTAGTTTGGTTtaccagtgtaggcctaaatcgtgatatcatattgattaaTTTTAAAATCAGTGTCATTATATTAGTtcggttctattttggaaatgtgcttatataagcatcaagcggcaagttggtactccgtgaccctcaaaaaagacccaaaagaccctcaaacaccctacatagcctactcatagtcatataggaggcaaaaattaaacatgctccaaattcactaaaaacatgtcaaattatttgtctgggtctaaggatcacaacatatttgcacgtaggacacaagttttgaggctcgacaggtccaaggtcaatttgcatgctacacactaaaaactacggggttatattttccgtggtcattttgatttgaccacgtttggggttgttttgacccttcaagggggttgtactgttttaatttgaccacattcacgaggtcattttagccacgacgaatgtggtcaaaaacttagtggtcattttgccgataccgtcgcgcattgatatcagtttcaatcttccgctttgaaaatctcaattcataaatgagtttaaacatgagctgcaattaatgtttgttgattaataaataaaactaattctttgaccgaagttacacaatttgtcaactttataatgacttgcatttcggaactatttgcacacacggtgtgcatcggctcacgtggtcacatcagcgccatatttgttctgattgtgcagctcagcggattgtcgtgtgtgcttgtctgcatgatggaatatgaaaagttagttgaaaagtgagactgcaaggatgcatagacccttgtctatgcacgcagattcattccaatttcatgctgtcgtggctggtgtcttggttgcagttgttataagcttatatcatgtaagcttataatacgtgaactgtcataggcgatgactgactgtgtgtgagtgtgatacacagatgcattttgcagtttgctgtttatgtaatgctttctctgtgcagaaacacacttatgtcctggtgggaccagcatgaccataggcctactaaaaaaatccaaacaacccctaaatgtggttattgagtaaccctataaaacaaccctttcaaatgggtcatttcatttgaccccgaaattaggtcattaagtaacccaataaggcaacccttttgaaggggtcatttcatttgaccccgaaatgtggtaatattttgaccccaatggggttactatttgacccaaatacgtagtcattgcaatgaccccgaccaatggggtcaaaatgaccccgttagtggtatggtgtttagttgataactatgctggggtcaaaaatgaccccgtttgggtcattttttgaccccgtagttttaagtgtgtaagggtgaaaaattaaaagttactccgattttcgaaaaatggttgcaaactgacattcttcaagttcaagggattcttagATTAATCACTTaatcgttggttcattcaaccaaccaataaagtattcaacaaacaatcaagaaaacaatcagaattatttaatgaattgatagattaatttaatttaattaataatggtcatcctatcaatcaatataatataataatataaatagaatcacaataacttattagattgatatgAATTAATAGTCAGTCAAGCATTAAACTACTCAACAAGCATCAATTGATAATCATTCgtttgatcaatcgatcaattatgattattaacaaattacattgtattctcgtaattaatgtaccgtatcttggtgttaaaatatcaatcaattaagtaatcgagtcaagcaaccactcaatttataatcagtctctcaattggtaggtcttcatgtcttacactaggatccacaacatgctcatctaatgagggcacaattctttaaccccaatacatttgtatattcattgaatgacctttgaaaatttgggtacaaaaactcatactctgcaacttgaggtcaaatttgcactattgagtatttaattgaggttattgaactttgtcattgggatgaaaatcatggtattagtAAAGTAAATAAAcgagtgaaacccaaagtttttatgaagcgtgtgtcttccaattctatatttttcttaaacatgttaaacgaataggccaactatcaca from Amphiura filiformis chromosome 5, Afil_fr2py, whole genome shotgun sequence includes these protein-coding regions:
- the LOC140153772 gene encoding heparan sulfate glucosamine 3-O-sulfotransferase 1-like — protein: MHGITSVIPAGIFKSKSLLYLGTFLLFVAIIGVLNLSSNTTPFSTFSIGSRGGGVVEQGCYRYNTASDQILLPAEKLKERHCNQSFPDAIIIGTKKSGTTALRNFLTFHPQISTSKTEAHFFERRYYLGMDWYFSLMPYATPDQIIVEKTPRYFVHPLSPRAIRTHLGQEKKFILILRDPVQRAISDFTHVFFTTATKEEEDQQTQCDIDKPHMTNAILRQTVDALQTNLTDEQKAVQSYIQTLEKQVMKTSWIADTFENTVLFRNGSVNSATSVVDTGIYVKYMKKWLAVFPREQFLVIDGEEFVYNPLPSLQKVESFLNISNFFTHDTFYFDFGKKFFCLAQPFRSCMNEAKGRTHPLVEQDVLDTLRKFYRPYNLELMKLLNLNFSWLTAT